From the Candidozyma auris chromosome 2, complete sequence genome, the window actttgaaaaaaattgactcTAATGAGTACTTGAGGAAATCTCACATCAAGCGAGTGTATCTTTAAAttccttccttttcttcaacacatATAGAATACCTGCAGATTACATATAAATCAAATGGTGCAAGGTCAATAAAGCTTTTCACTGAAGTTGCCGTATTTCCTATTGCAACTGGAGCGGTATTTACCAGATGTCTCGCCACAAGATTCTGAATGAGTGACTTGGAAAGAAAATTATTTGAAACGAAAAGACTGAAGGTTTCTCTCGAGCCGATCGAAGAGCAGCCGACTGAAAGATATGCTCTCGATAATACCCAGAAGGAAGTCAGACACTTGATGAATGAATCCTGGAGAAACACTCTTTTTGAGCAACGCAAAAAATTGTTAACTTTTGAGGATAAGTTTTATCGAGACTCTACCCATTATGTTCAAACATATTATCTACCCCCAGAGCTGAATGATTTACCAGTGTTGGTGTGTCATCACGGCGCTGGGTCATCATCACTGACATTTCTTGCCTTCATTTCAGCTCTAAAATCACAGACTGAATATCCCCGTCCAGGTGTTTTTCTATTTGATATGTTTGGCCATGGTCGATCTACTGACCGTCCAGAGAAGAATTATGAATTGGACGCTTTGACTGACGATTTTAGTTTCATCATGACGGAGTTCTTGGCAAGGACTCTGGCCAAaagacttttttttattggTCATTCACTTGGAGGATCTATAATGACCAACTTTCTCGCTAGGGATAATCTGTTGTTGCAGAAAGTTTCTGGATTAGCTCTCTTGGATATTGTTGAGGAAACGGCTGTGCGGTCTCTCAATAAAGTTAGCTTCTTTCTTAAGTCCAGGCCAAGGCAATTTAATGACTATGAAGATGCGATGTATTGGCATTTGAACAGCAAGCTATTGAATAATGAAGAGTCTGCGAAACTCAGTATTTATGATCTTTTCACCGAAGACGCTCAAGGATGTCTCAAGTGGCGTGCTGATTTAGAAGGCATGGCACATTTCTGGGGAGATTGGTTTCTTGGAATGTCTGAGAAGTTTTTAAGGTGTGACGAACCTATGACAAAGAAGATACCTaaacttcttgttcttgcgGGTAACGAGCATCTTGACAAGGACTTGATCATCGGACAAATGCAAGGAAAATATCAGCTATTAGTATTTGATAATCTACTTGAGACAGGCCATTTCATTCAAGAGGATATTCCCAAGAAGCTTAGCATCAGCATTTTggaattcttgaagagacaTGACATCGCATACATTGAGCGCACACAGACAACCAGAAGGTCTCTTTGGGGTGGTTCGATACATTAAACAATTACACGATACACCATCATTCTACTGTGCTTCTCCATCCGTTTTACCAATTTTGTGGaccatttcatcaa encodes:
- the PPE1 gene encoding carboxylesterase-mitochondrial 37S ribosomal protein YmS2, giving the protein MSDLERKLFETKRSKVSLEPIEEQPTERYALDNTQKEVRHLMNESWRNTLFEQRKKLLTFEDKFYRDSTHYVQTYYLPPESNDLPVLVCHHGAGSSSSTFLAFISALKSQTEYPRPGVFLFDMFGHGRSTDRPEKNYELDALTDDFSFIMTEFLARTSAKRLFFIGHSLGGSIMTNFLARDNSLLQKVSGLALLDIVEETAVRSLNKVSFFLKSRPRQFNDYEDAMYWHLNSKLLNNEESAKLSIYDLFTEDAQGCLKWRADLEGMAHFWGDWFLGMSEKFLRCDEPMTKKIPKLLVLAGNEHLDKDLIIGQMQGKYQLLVFDNLLETGHFIQEDIPKKLSISILEFLKRHDIAYIERTQTTRRSLWGGSIH